GAAGTCTTGAACCTATGGTCAtgtcgtaacagtacaatcactGCAAAATCTGAGGCTATCTAGCTTGACATATACTATGCTTCATCAAATACAATAACAACTGCATACTAACAATTTATGGGAATCCAAACAGGAAAAATAAAAGACCATAATGAAAAGAATCAGTGAGTTATGATGTAATGTCTACTGAGTACTGAGTTTCAAGATTTTGGTCTGTGTATAAGCAATTTCATGTTCCTCAGTTTCAAAGATAGTGCGCTAACTATATATAGATAACCTAATTTTCATTagacttgagttctctctaccTCAACACCTCGCATCTGAATTCTGATAGACATCCAAATGCAACAGGAATAACATATTTTTCcattaaacaagaaaataaattagAAAGATTACAATTCGAATGGCAGACTCCATAGATCCAGATTAGGTTTGTAAGATAAAGACACAAGTCTGTGATGAAATGCTGATAGCTTCAAACAAGCCACTAACCATTCCCATGTAAGCCTAACTACATATTTTTCATCCTGCAACCATAAAAGGGACTATAAACAAGCAAACCACAACAGAATCAAGGTGGTGGATATGGTGGATAAACTTTTCAGTGAAAATGATGAATTCCAGACAACCAAAAAATGATCAAAAAATGAACGTGTTATCATTGTAACGCAAGATAGATGCTGATCCTATGAAGAATGGGACCACTGATTTGATTTTCCATCTAAAGAGATGTAGGTTCATGGTTAATCAGATAAGAAATTGATGGAAGCCTATTTTGTATTAGTATCAGTACGTATTTTAAATCTTAATGTcttaaaactatgtttttaatTAGCAGGTTGAATTTTGTCAGTTTCTATTAGTGACATTTTCAATTGACAATATAACCCGTCGGATATGTTAAACTCACGAAAGTAAAAGATAGTTTATAAATATGTCGGTTAATCAAAATCGGCCAGTTTTTacctgaatcaaatagaaaccgAACCTAATGAAAccgaataaattaaatgattttttcAGTTCTTAATACTGAAAAACCGAATActttggtttagattttatttttgccAAAAACCGAACCGAACCTTATGCAGCGGTACGTATATAATTATAGAGTTGTTGGCAACAAAACAGTCATTGCATGTGCCCGTTCGATGCCACTTATTTTCCCTTAACCTCCTCCATAGCAGGCATCAAATCCACCAAATATGTTTTTAGCCAACCTGTCACTCGAATTATGATGACTGATGATTATTCATCTACTATAGAAACTTCAAAATCCAAAGTCAAAATCAAGTTCAACCTATTAGTGTATTACCTCTCAGAATAAAAATCCAAAACACGCCTTAATTATAGTAAATGTACAGGAACTTTAAAACTCTGTTGTAATAAGTCTAACTCATACCCTTAATTACAGGTAGAATTTGATCGCAATAAAATACAAAAACAGACACGTACATATTTAGTTTCAAAAAATGTGACGTCGATTTTCTTGATTAGTTAATACGTAACTTCGTAATAATGACCATAAATACATTCATCATCAACTCGctctgtctatatatatatatatatatacacacccAATCCATTTAGTCAGAATCCAAAGCAAAGAGATTCTTCAGAGTGACGAGATTGAAGTTGATTCTTGCTGGTATTCCAGAATGCCGAAAAAAGGAATGAGAAGTGTTTATCACATAAACCCCAGCAAAACACCATCttctccatataattctccattgaGAAATGGAACTCCATTATTTTCTTTCTCGGAATCAATGATCGCCGAAACTATAAGTAACGCAGAACAGAAGATAAGCAAATGGAATCAAGAAACATCTTCTTACGCCAAAGTGACTTCCTTATTCTACGAAAGTAGAAAAGAAGCTCGAGATTACATTAACTGTGTGAATGATTTACAAAGAGCTATGCATTTCTTGTTAACAGAAAATCCAAGTTCTGAAAAACTTATTCGTTCTCAACAACTCATGCAAGTTTCAATGAAAAGACTACAGAAAGAATTTTATCAGATTTTATCAACGAACCGAGATCATTTCGATCCTGAATCAATCTCGAATCGTTCTTCCGTAACGTCGAGATCGAGTTTAAGTGATtacgaagaggaatatgacaaTGGTTTTGATGACGAGATTCAACAAGTTGAGAACTCTATAACCGAGGTTGAACGAGTCTCTGTTCTTGCTATATCTGATCTGAAAGTAATCGCCGATTGTATGATTTCTTCTGGTTACGGAAAAGAATGTGTCAAAATTTATAAACTCATTAGGAAATCAATTATAGACGAAGGTCTTTATCGATTAGGAATCGAAAAAATGACTTGTCAAAAAATTCAAAGATTAGATTGGGAAATTATCCAACTCAAGCTTGAAAATTGGTTAAAATCTGTTAAAATCTCAGTTACGACACTGTTTTCAGGTGAACGAATTCTTTGTGATCAAGTTTTTTACTCGTCCGATTCGATTAGAGAATCATGTTTTACTGAAATTTCAAAAGAAGGTGCAGTGATTCTTTTCAGTTTCCCTGAACTAGTTTTAAAGAGCAAGAAGTCATCATCTGAAAAGATTTTTCGAATTCTCGATCTTTACAATTCCGTTTCTGAAATCTGGCCAGAAATTGAGTCAATTTTCTCGTTTGAATCGACAAGTTTTATTCGTAATCAGGCTTTATCTTCACTTGAAGCGTTAGGTGATTCGGTTCGAATAATGTTATCGGAATTCGAAACAACGGTTCAGAAGGATTCATCTAAAATTCCAGTTTCAGGTGGTGGAATTCATCCGTTAACTGAATATGGTATGAGTTTTATTGCTGGGTTAAGTGATTACAGTGTAATTTTATTGAATTTAATGGAAGATTGGGCGTTATCAGTTGAAACCCGGTTACCAGAATCATACTTCTCACCTCCAAATCCTAATGAATCTGCGATTTCAATTCGTTTCGCTTGGTTAATTCTTGTCCTTGTTTGCAAACTCGATGGAAAGGCAGAATTATACAAAGATGTAACACTATCATATCTTTTTCTCACCAATAATCTTCATTTCATTGTCTCGAGAGTTCGTACTTCAAATCTTTCGTTTCTTCTTGGTGAAGATTGGATTTCAAAACAAGAAATGAAAGTTAAACAGTATGCTTGGAATTATGAAAGACTGGGTTGGGAAAAAGTTGTATCCGTTTTGTCACCAGTTAATTCGATGGGCAATGCTTATGCAGATGAAATGAACAATTTGTTGAAGAGATTTTCTTTagcttttgaacaagtttatagAAGTCAATCTTCATGGATTGTACCTGATAGTAAGCTCAGAAATGAAATCAAAGTTTCCATATGCTCTAAGCTCTTACCATTATATAGGTCGTTATTCGATAAATATCGTGTTACGTTACAAGGTGAGCCGATAACTTTaggtgattcttcttcttctatgatCTTCTCTCCTGATGATTTGGGTAATTACTTATCGGATTTATTTTATGGTAATGCTTCTTCTACGACTACCAGTACTACGACGCATTCATCTCGTGTAGCAATGCTACGACTGAATTTCAGACCGAGATGGTGTTTTTCTTTCTAATGTCTGGTGATCTATGGAATTTTTTTACTTGTATATGTAACGCCTGTCTGTATTTTATAGCAAAAGGGATTAATAGATATGACTAACTTGATCGAGTTTATTGTGTGCTACAAAAGAAGATGTCAGTAGTATATGGGTGGACCTCAGTTGAttgattctttctttttctttctcttttatatTGATAAAGTTCTTTaaaaaggctaatgatccccCTCAAAAGTTGGTATAAGCCAAACTGGAGGAACATGCCAGTACATAGAGGAATTAATCATTTTGTGCAACAGAATAACGAGATTGATAGGAGAAAACACAAGTTACTAAACTAAAAGATAAAAATAGTATGTCCTTAAAAATAGCATCCGTTCTTGAGTCACCATCGAACAGGCCAGATGAAAATTGATCAATGAGCCTTTAGCATCACTTTCAATGATGATGTGTGTGAATTTTTCCTCCATAGCTTTCTTCAAAGATTGCCCAGATAGctctggcttcagcttcttcaaCAGACTTTACTTCAAAAACCAGGGAAGCACAAAAGGAAGCTTTGCTTGCGAAGTCCCGCATCACATATCTTGCACCATTAGCTCCAGAGATATCATCATAGGCTCCATCAGTATTACATTTAATCTATCCAAAAGAGGGGGAATCCATTTTTCACACAAACTAACAGAAATAGTTGGAGAGATAATTAAGCAAGGTTTCCTGGTCAAGAGCATAGCTCTAGCTAAGACTGCTATATAAGTTTCTTTAAGGTTTTGGAAAACAAGGTTATTTCTACTACTCCAGATGGACTAAAGGACAGTAACAAAGAAGCATTGATCTTCATCAGGGAGTTTAGTCACAGGGCCAGTAAGCCATTAAATCAACCAATCACTGAAAGACTTGTTTTGAGAAACCTGAGTGTTAACACAAAGGGAACTGAGAAACCAAACCCTACTAGCAAAGGGGCAGAGGAATAAAGCATGGATAACAGACTCATGAGGATCAGTACATCTGACACAATCAACACTATGCATGGGCATTCTAGTATGTAAAATAGTTCTGGCAGGTAGAGCATTTCTAGCAGCTTTCcagagaaagacttggattctgTAAGGAACCTTAATTTTCCAAATGCGCTTTCAAAGATTGATACATGGGGAGGGCCTAAGACCTATAATTCCCATGTAGGCAGACTTAGAGGAAAATCTACCATTCTTTGAAAGTTCCCAACCCCTCCTGTCAGGAGTGCAtaactggcttaagggaatagtgatAATTGTCTTaacagaagcatcatcaaagtgAGTAATTAGTCTATTAACATCCCAAGTTCTAGTCTGATTATTAATGAAGTAAGAGACTTTAACATTGGGATCAGGTGGGACTAAGGGATTTAGTGAGGAAGAACCCAAATCTgggatccatttatcacaccaagggtcaataaattgaccataTCTTACAATCCAATAAATAAAAGGTTTGATCAACTCCTTAATAACATGCATACACTTCCAGGTCCAAGAACACTTACTAGTGCACTTGGCATTCAAGAAATCAGTTTAAGGATAGTAGCTAACATACAATTAGGATTTTCAATAATTCTCTAAGCATTTCTAGCAAGCATAGGCAAGTTATTTAGCTCAGCTTTCCTAAATCCCAGACCACCTTCAAATTTAGGGGAGCACAAGATATCCCAACCCAAAAGATGTAATTTTCTATCTTTAGGGTCAAGGGTTTCTCCCCCACCAAAATTTACAGAGATAAGAGTCCATTTTTCTACAAAGATGTTTTGGGATAACGAAAGCTCCCATTTGAAACAAAGGAATAGCTTGACCAATATGTTTAACTAGAGTACTTCTAGCAGCTTGGGACAAGAGCTTATGAAGCCATATAGATATTCTGGCATCAATGTCTTGGAGGATACCCATGTGGGTTTGAAATTTAGAAGCTTGGAACATTGTAGGTGTACCAAGATACTTTTCTCCTAAATCCCTATTTTGGATATCCAGAATATTAACAAGTTGGTTTCCTATGTTCAGGGAGGGAATATTTGAAGATAATCTTTGATAGTCTGAAAAATCTTTAATAGTGACTTAAGAAAAAAGGAgggaatcatcagcaaacaaaagGTGTGTCATAACAGGAGCATCTTTACACACTTTATGCCTTCAACCAGTCCTTCAGAAGAGAGGGTATCAATGTAAGGAGATGGAGCCTCGGAGCAAATAATATAAAGATAAGGGGATAGAGGGTTTCCCTGCCTCAGTCCTCTTTCTGATttgaacaaaccaatggggctaCCATTAAGGAGGATAGAGTAAGAAACAGAGGAGACACACTGGTTAATAAGATTTATCCAGTGCTCAGACAGTcccattttttttaaaacattCTCAAGAAAAGACCATTCCAGCTTATCATAagttttggacatatcaagttttatGGCAGCAATGCCTTCAGTTTTGtcattgtgattgacaacatataTAGCATCATTAGCTAgaagaatattatcagaaatactcctcttaggtATGAAGGCACTTTGATTTTGGAAAATTATGTTATTCATAAAAGGCTTCAATATATTGGCTAAAGTCTTAGAAAGGATTTTATAAATGAAGTTACACAGACCAATAGGTCTATACTGAGAAACCAACTCAGCAAGAGGAACTTTGGGGATGAGAGCAATATTAGTATGGttaaaaaaaatattctataTGTCAAGTTCTGATCAATGACTTCCTCTCCAATAATATCCCGGTGCTTTTGATTAAGCATTATCAGCTTAGATGAGCATTATCAGCTTTCTGGAGATCCCAACAATTTCCATAGAGTTCTTAATCTCCTCTGGAGAGAGAGGAGAGTTTAGATGAGCATTATCAGCTTCAGAGAACTTAACAGGGAGTTCTTGAAGGATTTCGTCTTGGAATTGTTAAGGATAGGAAAAGTAAAGAGTTTTAAAATAATCTATGAAGGAATTACCAATACTATTTatatcagttagaatagtatcAGATGAATTATTAATCCAGCTAATAACATTTCTCTTTCTTCTAAAGAGGGTAACTCTATGGAAATAGGGTGAATTTCTGTCACCTTCCACAAGCCATACCTCTCTAGACTTGTCCTTCCAATAGAGTTCCTCTAGATTGTATAGATACTCTAATCTAGCGCTAAGTATAGCTATAGAGATAGAATTAGTGGGATTAGAGGTTTAGATATCAACTAATTCTCCCTTGGTGGTATATATAttggtttgaatattaccaacGGAGGATTTATTCCAATCTCTAAGACATTTCTTGGTACTCAAGAGTTTAGATTTAAGTTTATAAGCAGGGGAACCTATCACATTGACCGACCAAGAGTTATCTATAATATCTCTACAAGTAGGGTCTTCAATCCACATAGCCATGAAATGGAAGGGCCTTGGCATACAAATGCCTTCAAAGTTTAAACCTATATGCATGCGGCAATGATCATAGGAGTCTCTAGGTAGATTATTAACACAAAGTTTAGGAAATAAAACTTCAGCAGATTGATTAATAAGACATCTATCCAATCTTTCAATAATAAGATCACTACCTTGTTGCATATTGGACTAAGTAAACCTAGGACCAGAAAAACCAAGATCATGCAAGTTAAACACAGAGCAGAAATTTCTAAGGTAttcaaaatcagaatcatcaacttcTAGACCACCATTCTTATCCTCAGTGCCTAAGAGGGTATTAAATTCTCCTACAAAAAAAACTAGGTCATCATGTGGTATAGGTGGTAGCTGACATTGACTTTCCCAAAAGGCTTGCCTTAGACTACTATTAGGTTCACCATATATGAAGTGTATGTGACAAAGTTTAAAGTGAATGATTCAGTAGATGTGAATAGATGCCTCTCAAGCTGGATGAAATAATGTTCAGGTGGATCTCTTTTTTCCAATCAAGCACAAGACCATCACTCCTCCCAATACTTGGGACATTAAAAGTACAAGGAAAGCCCATGATTCTTGATCTTCTAGCAGCCAAATCTTTGTTCATTTTTGTTTCCGACAGAAAAATGATATCAGGGTTTATGTT
This portion of the Papaver somniferum cultivar HN1 chromosome 11, ASM357369v1, whole genome shotgun sequence genome encodes:
- the LOC113321303 gene encoding exocyst complex component EXO70H1-like, with the protein product MPKKGMRSVYHINPSKTPSSPYNSPLRNGTPLFSFSESMIAETISNAEQKISKWNQETSSYAKVTSLFYESRKEARDYINCVNDLQRAMHFLLTENPSSEKLIRSQQLMQVSMKRLQKEFYQILSTNRDHFDPESISNRSSVTSRSSLSDYEEEYDNGFDDEIQQVENSITEVERVSVLAISDLKVIADCMISSGYGKECVKIYKLIRKSIIDEGLYRLGIEKMTCQKIQRLDWEIIQLKLENWLKSVKISVTTLFSGERILCDQVFYSSDSIRESCFTEISKEGAVILFSFPELVLKSKKSSSEKIFRILDLYNSVSEIWPEIESIFSFESTSFIRNQALSSLEALGDSVRIMLSEFETTVQKDSSKIPVSGGGIHPLTEYGMSFIAGLSDYSVILLNLMEDWALSVETRLPESYFSPPNPNESAISIRFAWLILVLVCKLDGKAELYKDVTLSYLFLTNNLHFIVSRVRTSNLSFLLGEDWISKQEMKVKQYAWNYERLGWEKVVSVLSPVNSMGNAYADEMNNLLKRFSLAFEQVYRSQSSWIVPDSKLRNEIKVSICSKLLPLYRSLFDKYRVTLQGEPITLGDSSSSMIFSPDDLGNYLSDLFYGNASSTTTSTTTHSSRVAMLRLNFRPRWCFSF